A window of the Henckelia pumila isolate YLH828 chromosome 3, ASM3356847v2, whole genome shotgun sequence genome harbors these coding sequences:
- the LOC140889495 gene encoding uncharacterized protein, protein MANQNGNHPNLEELVTQAVQRALAERDEANPPHPDHNAHLEEIKKLKEEMEQLRKKQAGYLATTTRNIPFTQEILDADLPNQFKLPHVGEYDGKGDPEDHLARFENAALLHKYSDQIKCRSFLTTLIGPAQQWFNMLRPGEIKEFKDFSKSFLHHFASSKKHPTTTFSLFATKQREHENLRAYICRFSALALEVPMATPDLLISAFMQGLDTKNFLKSLIKRPPETYEELLARAEKYVNMEEIQVSRAAVKRERPKSPKNNRFPNNNSGMGQPFRPALLGEFTSFTPLRMSKVRALQICDDRKLTQRPPWTENGPRNRQSDKYCHFHNEYGHTTEDCRQLDQEIERIIQQHSEIKNILIRQEGYRPKRKQRGRSRQRARTTPPQEDFNRPNQDQPRDDRAHQRPAPPARGIINMISGGPTDGDSNRARKTSSQKLVNMEIDNQIVNIGPTLSFGPDDLKGVANNHNDALVIRAMVANYDVARIFVDSGSSFNVLFQEAINQMDLGQYRIEPVVTSLFGFTGHAIRPVGLVHLPLTLGKGNGRKTRIVSFIIVDAPSAYNAILGRPAMTTFMAVASALHQKIKFPVGNQVGEVQGDQVIARKCYVEEVRIEQKVARTDNVDRPGFAGMEKVNLIEDTSVSAEEEIEEIIISPPSGMVKIARTLEAEVKQLLLECLQKNKDVFAWSVSDLVGVHREIAEHKLNVIKGCRPIIKKKRHFGPEKDAVIKEQVDELLRARHIEEIHFPTWLSNIVLVPKSSGK, encoded by the coding sequence TTGGCGGAAAGAGATGAGGCCAACCCTCCGCACCCCGATCATAATGCCCACCTCGAGGAGATCAAAAAGTTGAAGGAGGAGATGGAGCAGTTAAGGAAGAAGCAGGCCGGGTACCTAGCTACCACAACCAGAAACATTCCTTTTACTCAGGAGATATTGGACGCCGACCTCCCCAATCAGTTCAAATTGCCTCATGTTGGGGAGTATGATGGCAAAGGGGATCCTGAAGACCATTTGGCACGCTTTGAGAATGCAGCTCTGTTGCATAAATATTCTGATCAAATTAAGTGCCGGTCTTTCCTTACTACTCTCATAGGACCAGCACAGCAATGGTTCAATATGCTACGTCCTGGGGAGATCAAGGAGTTCAAGGATTTTAGCAAATCCTTTTTGCATCACTTTGCTAGCAGCAAAAAGCATCCTACCACTACTTTCAGCCTATTTGCAACCAAGCAACGAGAACATGAAAATTTGAGAGCATACATCTGCAGGTTTAGTGCCTTGGCTCTCGAGGTACCCATGGCTACTCCAGACCTGCTCATCAGTGCCTTCATGCAAGGGCTGGATACAAAAAATTTTCTTAAATCTCTAATAAAGAGGCCGCCAGAAACATATGAAGAATTACTTGCCAGAGCTGAAAAATATGTCAACATGGAAGAGATACAGGTTTCGCGGGCAGCTGTGAAGAGGGAACGACCAAAAAGTCCAAAGAACAATAGGTTTCCAAACAATAATTCAGGGATGGGACAGCCATTCCGACCTGCATTGTTGGGAGAATTCACCTCTTTTACTCCTTTACGCATGAGTAAAGTCCGAGCGCTACAAATTTGTGACGATCGAAAACTCACACAAAGGCCTCCGTGGACGGAAAATGGACCCCGAAACAGGCAATCAGATAAATATTGTCACTTTCATAATGAATATGGGCATACTACAGAAGACTGCCGACAATTAGATCAGGAGATTGAGAGGATAATACAACAACattctgaaataaaaaatattttgatccgACAAGAGGGGTACCGTCCGAAAAGGAAACAACGAGGAAGATCGAGACAGAGAGCCAGGACTACTCCTCCTCAGGAGGATTTCAATCGCCCAAATCAGGACCAGCCTAGGGATGACCGAGCTCATCAAAGACCGGCTCCGCCTGCTCGGGGAATTATCAATATGATTTCAGGAGGCCCTACTGATGGAGATTCCAATCGAGCTAGGAAAACTAGCAGCCAAAAATTAGTAAATATGGAAATTGACAATCAAATTGTCAACATTGGCCCGACCCTTTCTTTTGGGCCGGATGATTTAAAAGGGGTTGCTAACAACCATAATGATGCACTGGTAATAAGGGCCATGGTAGCGAATTACGATGTGGCCCGGATATTTGTGGATTCAGGCAGTTCTTTCAATGTCCTATTTCAAGAAGCTATCAATCAAATGGACCTGGGACAGTATAGAATAGAGCCCGTTGTCACATCACTCTTTGGTTTCACGGGTCATGCAATCCGGCCTGTGGGGTTAGTACACCTGCCCCTAACTCTTGGGAAAGGCAACGGTCGCAAGACCAGGATTGTGAGTTTTATTATAGTAGACGCTCCGTCTGCCTATAACGCTATACTGGGTAGACCTGCCATGACCACTTTCATGGCCGTCGCATCAGCTCTGCATCAGAAAATTAAGTTCCCAGTGGGTAATCAGGTCGGTGAGGTGCAAGGTGATCAAGTTATTGCACGAAAGTGTTATGTGGAGGAAGTCAGAATAGAGCAAAAAGTAGCCAGGACTGATAATGTTGACAGACCTGGATTTGCTGGCATGGAAAAAGTCAACTTGATAGAAGACACATCTGTCAGCgctgaagaagaaattgaagaaataATTATCTCTCCTCCTTCGGGGATGGTAAAAATTGCCCGTACCCTTGAAGCAGAGGTGAAGCAACTACTACTAGAATGcttgcaaaaaaataaagacgttTTCGCGTGGTCAGTTTCAGACCTGGTAGGGGTCCATCGGGAAATCGCAGAGcacaagctcaatgtaataaagGGCTGTCGCcctattattaaaaaaaaaaggcacTTCGGTCCTGAAAAAGATGCAGTAATAAAGGAGCAGGTGGACGAGTTACTCAGGGCTAGGCATATTGAAGAAATCCACTTCCCGACCTGGTTGTCTAACATAGTCTTAGTCCCGAAATCTTCGGGAAAATGA